One Helicobacter pylori NCTC 11637 = CCUG 17874 = ATCC 43504 = JCM 12093 genomic window, ATTGAAAGACATTTCCAAGCCCAGGGCGAATTTTTGGAATTTTTGCTTTTCTTCTTTTTCTCCATTTTGTTTCCTTAAATCCAAACGCTTTTTAACGCCGTAATACGAAGACAACGCCACGATAAAAAACCCTAAAAACCCCCCTTCAAAATTCAAAACCCCTTGAAATGCTTGGAAAAAATAAACGATGATCGCGCTAACGATATTAATAGAAAGTAAAATAAGCAAGCATTTGATTTGGCACATGGGCTTTTATGGTATTTATTTTGTTTTGTTTTGTGTGTATTTGGGGTCTTTGGCTAATTCTTCATAATCTTTTTGCATGTTTTTATAAGCTTTATAGACATTGAGAAAGCTCGCTAATACGCCCCAAATAACCCCAAGCCAAAAAAGCCACGAAATGTGAGTGAGCTTTTTAAGCCCATAGCCTATAGCCACGCCCATAAGGATCGCTACCACCATAGAAAGCCCTAAGCTCAAATAATTCGCCCCCTCTATGAATTTATAATACTTTGGCTTTTTCAAAAATTCACACGCCCTTTATGATTTCATCAAAACTTTCATCAGCCTTTGCAACCGCTAAATCAATCATCTCTTCAGTCATAGGCTCACAAATAAAGCCGGTTTCAAAGCTTGAACATGCCAAATACACGCCCTTAAAGAGCATTTTTTGGTGGAATTTTGCAAACATTTCCGTATCGCTTTTTAAAGCGTCATCAAAATCGTGCACCGCATTTTCGTTAAAGAAAAAGCCAAACATACTCCCTCTGTTGAGCGTTTCTAAAGCGATGTTATAGCTTTGAGCGCTCTTTTTTAAACCTTGAGTCAAACGAACGGCTAAAGCGTTTAAGCGGGTATAAAGGGTTTTGTCTCTTTTGATTTTATAAAGCGCGCTCAACCCCGCGCACACCGCTAGGGGGTTACCGCTTAAGGTGCCTGCTTGATACACGCCTCCAATGGGTGAAAGCAAGTCCATAATTTCCGCACGCCCCCCAAAACACGCCAAAGGAAGCCCCGCACCTATCACCTTACCAAAGGTTACCAAATCCGGCACCACGCCATAAAATTCTTGCGAACCGCTCAAACTCGCTCTAAACCCGCTCATCACTTCATCTAAAATCAGCACCGCTTGGTATTTTTCACACAAAGCCTTTAAGCCTAGTAAAAACTCTTTTTGAGCCGGCACTAACCCCATATTCCCAGCAATGGGTTCAATGATAACGCAACCCACATCGCCTTTTTTAAAGCATTCTTCTGTGGAGTTCAAGTCGTTATAACGAGCCACTAGAGTGTGTTTGCTAAAATCGTTCGGCACGCCCAAAGAAGAAGGCGATCCAAAAGTAGCACACCCGCTACCCGCTTTCACCAACAAAGAGTCGCTATGCCCATGGTAGCACCCTTCAAACTTGATCAAATCGTCTTTTTGGCTATAAGCTCTAGCGAGTCGTATCGCGCTCATGGTCGCTTCTGTGCCGCTATTCACTAAACGCACCTTATCTAAGCCTTCATAACAAGAAATGATTTCCTTAGCTAAAGTGGTTTCTAATTCTGTGGGAGCGCCAAAAGAAGTGCCTTTTTTTAATGCATTAATAATATTTTCTTCAATTTCTTCATCCGCATGCCCAAAAATCAAAGGCCCCCAGCTTTGCACAAAATCTATATAATGGTTGTTATCCACATCATAAAGATACGCCCCCTTACCTTTTAAAATAAAGGGGGGAGTGCCCTTAACGCTCTTAAACGCTCTCACAGGCGAATTGACCCCCCCAACGATCACCTGCTTAGCTTCATTAAAATCATTAATGCTGTGCAACAACTCCATGATTTTACATTATCCCTTAATCATGCTTTCAAATTGGATTTCCACCTGCGACCAAGTCAAGCCCTCATGAAAGCTCTCACATCGTTTGGCCAAGCTCGCTAATTCGTTTTTCAAGCCAAAATTCAATAGATCCAAGACCCCTTTAACCACGAGCTTATCCTCAGCAATCGTGTATTGCATAGGCACTTTTACCAGCTTTTCATTCATCCTCACATAAGCCGTAAGAGAACCTGCATGATCGCCTTCTATCACATTTCTAAAAGTTACTTTGATGTTAGTGTTTTTAAAAAGAGCGAAAAAAGCTTCTTTAACATTTTTATTTTTCAATTCATCGCCTAAATTGACTTTCAGGCTATCCATGCTCGCAGTTGCCCCTTCTAAAAGGGTTTTTAAACTATCTTGAGATTTACCCAATTTATAGGTGATGCTTTCAAAGCTCCCATTTACTGGCGTTTTAGCCTTAGTTTTAAAGGCCGTCCATGTTAGCTTAGCCGAAGATAAATCCAAATTCACCGCTTGCAAAAACCCTGCCAGTAAAACCGATACCAAAACCATTTTTTTCATTCATTATCCTTTAATGTGGTCTTATCAATAACGCTTATTATTTTAGTGTAAACAAGCATGCTTACAACTAAAACGATTCATTTTGATAATCATTTGCACTCTAAATACGACTTAAAGATACAATTGCGTTTATTTTAAACTCTTTTTGTAAATAATGCTGACTGAACCAAACTTTCTGAACCATTCATAAAAAGATTAAAGCGCATGGCTATCGCTATCATCTTGAATACAAAACAATTCATGGCGATCGGAGTTTCAGCCTGAAACCATCTTCATGCAAATCGCCTTGCTTTAACAGCTCGTCCGCGCTAGGGCTAGAATAATGCTTGGCTAAAATAATGAAATAGGCGTTGTTATGCACCCCAATAAGGTTAGGCTGGAAATAGGGGAAAGTTTCAGGGTTTAAAATCCATGTTGCGGCTTTGTTATACGCCACAGAGAGCCTTTTTCCGGCCTCACTACCCCACAAATCATACCCGTTCTCAAAAAGCAATTCGCCTGATATGGTTAGCGCAAGAAGCGCAAAATTGGTATAAGCTATCCCCTTAATGCCCTTTGTAGGGCCGCCATGATAATCGCTCGTATCGCTCCTAGTGATCGCGCTAGCAATAACCCCACTCTCATCTATGGCTTTAA contains:
- a CDS encoding AtpZ/AtpI family protein, whose amino-acid sequence is MKKPKYYKFIEGANYLSLGLSMVVAILMGVAIGYGLKKLTHISWLFWLGVIWGVLASFLNVYKAYKNMQKDYEELAKDPKYTQNKTK
- the hemL gene encoding glutamate-1-semialdehyde 2,1-aminomutase; the encoded protein is MELLHSINDFNEAKQVIVGGVNSPVRAFKSVKGTPPFILKGKGAYLYDVDNNHYIDFVQSWGPLIFGHADEEIEENIINALKKGTSFGAPTELETTLAKEIISCYEGLDKVRLVNSGTEATMSAIRLARAYSQKDDLIKFEGCYHGHSDSLLVKAGSGCATFGSPSSLGVPNDFSKHTLVARYNDLNSTEECFKKGDVGCVIIEPIAGNMGLVPAQKEFLLGLKALCEKYQAVLILDEVMSGFRASLSGSQEFYGVVPDLVTFGKVIGAGLPLACFGGRAEIMDLLSPIGGVYQAGTLSGNPLAVCAGLSALYKIKRDKTLYTRLNALAVRLTQGLKKSAQSYNIALETLNRGSMFGFFFNENAVHDFDDALKSDTEMFAKFHQKMLFKGVYLACSSFETGFICEPMTEEMIDLAVAKADESFDEIIKGV
- a CDS encoding YceI family protein, whose protein sequence is MKKMVLVSVLLAGFLQAVNLDLSSAKLTWTAFKTKAKTPVNGSFESITYKLGKSQDSLKTLLEGATASMDSLKVNLGDELKNKNVKEAFFALFKNTNIKVTFRNVIEGDHAGSLTAYVRMNEKLVKVPMQYTIAEDKLVVKGVLDLLNFGLKNELASLAKRCESFHEGLTWSQVEIQFESMIKG